The following proteins are encoded in a genomic region of Drosophila willistoni isolate 14030-0811.24 chromosome 2L unlocalized genomic scaffold, UCI_dwil_1.1 Seg196, whole genome shotgun sequence:
- the LOC6640492 gene encoding GPI ethanolamine phosphate transferase 1, whose amino-acid sequence MWIIYALLVHILLLGSIFVIYFRSPVIKGLEPQQPLSSFGLEPPADRLVLIVTDGLRADSFFDGNCRHVPHLREIFLHEGLVGISRTRVPTESRPGHIALIAGLYEDPSAVTRGWKENPIEFDTVFNRSGHTYAWGAHDVLHIFEKLSSGGRPMHFDSYNHDLDFSGQHKTYKLDEWVFDKVRFLLNRKREELQKAKPVVFFLHLLGMDTAGHVHKPGTPLFLENLNYSEHGIWQIYQKFEEIFPDKRTVYLMTSDHGMTDSGSHGAGAPHETDTPFILWGSGVVQTANTPSKQTFVANDEGKRLPLHELEQAQLTPLMSALIGLPPPMNNFGMLPMGYINASAEYEAMAAYSNAQQLLGQYQMLFEEHKRGVLSNYLNSFGKLTTKKIQDYKLLTANLRANKSYAESIVRSRLIMEQTLEGIDYYHGYYGNVLLLSTTATFLGWIYYLYQLLTAHRTKAKRTGHNIWLEAAVIIGLIIFLVAQRVPLVITFYLLLPLFIWRLALKPNLGYSAAFAYSQPSTHLASKKQLLLLIGCAELLVFTFFERRLISLCFLVISGYSWLENFKSDSRLVYGRLILIAVLTLFPLLPPSVGYQNSHLVFIGILVIFLNALWSKKQRLGLSLHTKICNAFILLNAAVCVHLNSNHQGIPLPLYIASWLFLIYAFGSILINKETDLELRLAQICYNLNALYAMLCTSYEALFIQLLIMELSMSLDTSNRNSTMAMQQSPLRLAFTIVLYTFFSMFGSGNIASISSFDPNITRCFIGHFAPFIMMALVLLKLLVPLILNMSVVYTHCGYARQQETRIFICLLLICDIMGLNFLYLVRNQGSWLEIGSSISHFVIMEMTTLILLLVAYGAKLLLGLTAFNNVTHKQH is encoded by the exons ATGTGGATCATTTACGCCCTGCTGGTGCATATTTTGCTCCTGGGATCCATTTTCGTTATCTACTTTCGATCACCCGTCATCAAGGGACTGGAACCGCAGCAGCCCCTGTCCTCGTTTGGCTTGGAACCACCTGCAGATCGTTTGGTCTTGATTGTAACGGACGGATTGCGTGCCGACTCCTTTTTCGATGGAAACTGCCGGCATGTGCCTCATCTCCgtgaaatatttttacacGAAGGCTTGGTGGGCATTTCTCGCACCCGTGTGCCCACTGAATCTCGGCCAGGTCATATAGCCTTGATAGCCGGGCTCTATGAAGACCCCTCTGCAGTCACCCGTGGTTGGAAAGAGAATCCCATTGAGTTCGATACGGTGTTTAATCGTAGCGGGCACACATATGCTTGGGGAGCCCACGATGTGCTTCACATATTCGAAAAACTGTCTTCTGGTGGTCGTCCCATGCACTTCGATAGCTACAATCATGATTTggatttttccggccagcacAAGACCTACAAGCTGGATGAATGGGTGTTTGACAAGGTTCGATTCTTGCTGAATCGCAAGCGAGAGGAATTACAAAAGGCCAAGCCAGTGGTATTCTTCTTGCATTTGCTAGGAATGGATACAGCCGGGCATGTCCACAAACCGGGAACTCCTCTGTTTCTAGAGAATCTGAACTACTCAGAGCATGGTATTTGGCAAATCTATCAGAAATTTGAAGAAATCTTTCCCGACAAGAGAACCGTTTATCTGATGACCTCGGATCACGGCATGACGGACTCGG GCTCACATGGTGCTGGTGCACCACATGAAACGGATACGCCCTTCATTCTGTGGGGTTCGGGTGTTGTGCAGACGGCGAACACTCCTTCAAAGCAAACATTCGTAGCCAACGATGAAGGAAAACGACTACCACTGCATGAACTGGAACAAGCGCAGCTAACACCATTGATGTCTGCCCTAATTGGCTTGCCACCGCCAATGAATAATTTTGGAATGCTTCCCATGGGTTATATTAATGCCAGTGCCGAATACGAAGCAATGGCTGCCTATAGTAATGCTCAGCAGTTGCTCGGCCAATATCAGATGCTCTTCGAGGAACACAAACGTGGCGTTTTGTCCAACTATCTAAACTCTTTCGGTAAACTAACCACAAAGAAAATTCAAGATTATAAATTGTTAACAGCCAATCTGCGCGCTAACAAGTCCTACGCCGAATCTATAGTTAGAAGCAGACTGATCATGGAACAGACGCTCGAGGGTATTGATTATTATCATGGCTACTATGGCAACGTGCTCCTCTTGTCAACTACGGCCACATTTCTGGGATGGATCTACTACCTATATCAACTGCTAACCGCACATAGAACAAAAGCAAAGAGGACAGGCCACAATATTTGGCTAGAAGCAGCAGTTATTATCGGCTTAATTATCTTTCTGGTGGCGCAACGTGTACCCCTTGTGattacattttatttacttCTTCCGCTTTTTATCTGGCGTCTGGCATTGAAGCCCAACTTGGGTTACTCCGCTGCCTTTGCATATAGTCAACCTTCGACTCACTTGGCTTCTAAAAAGCAATTGCTTCTACTTATAGGCTGCGCAGAGCTTTTGGTTTTCACATTTTTCGAACGCCGACTCATCTCACTGTGCTTCTTGGTCATTAGTGGATACAGCTGGTTGGAGAATTTTAAATCCGATTCCCGGCTGGTTTACGGCAGGCTCATACTTATAGCCGTACTCACCCTCTTTCCTCTTTTGCCACCTTCGGTGGGCTATCAGAATTCTCATCTTGTGTTTATCGGCATTCTTGTCATCTTCTTAAATGCTTTGTGGTCAAAGAAGCAACGTCTTGGCcttagcttacataccaaaatCTGCAATGCCTTCATTTTGCTCAATGctgctgtgtgtgtgcatcTTAATAGCAATCATCAGGGGATTCCCCTGCCTTTATACATAGCCAGTTggttatttttaatttatgcatTCGGCTCAATATTAATTAACAAAGAAACAGATTTAGAGTTGCGTTTAGCTCAGATatgttataatttaaatgcaCTTTATGCCATGCTCTGCACTTCCTACGAAGCTCTCTTCATTCAATTGCTGATTATGGAGCTAAGCATGTCGTTGGACACCTCGAACCGCAATTCGACTATGGCTATGCAACAATCCCCACTGCGTTTGGCATTTACCATTGTTCTCTATACTTTCTTCTCGATGTTTGGCAGTGGCAATATTGCCTCGATAAGCTCCTTTGATCCAAATATCACACGTTGTTTCATTGGACATTTCGCACCATTCATTATGATGGCTTTGGTCTTGCTGAAACTTCTAGTACCCTTGATTCTCAACATGTCCGTTGTGTATACGCACTGTGGTTATGCCCGACAACAGGAGACGCGCATTTTCATCTGCCTGCTGCTTATCTGTGATATTATGGGCTTGAATTTTCTGTATTTGGTGCGCAATCAAGGCTCATGGTTGGAAATTGGTTCATCCATATCGCATTTTGTTATCATGGAGATGACGACATTGATTCTTCTACTGGTGGCTTATGGAGCGAAGCTATTGTTGGGACTTACTGCCTTTAATAATGTAACTCACAAGCAACATTAA
- the LOC6640493 gene encoding 39S ribosomal protein L42, mitochondrial, whose product MSVARLSFRLFSTNLTRNAVNTNPVGGQSLVEAVGITKNGKTIVAWHPEQEIPYENTKPLPEIVVSESSEVIKESALQSAMQSFKNKHPEVARQELMQLTHTTKHRWFPRARDKKAKKTPMDRPYL is encoded by the coding sequence atgtcAGTAGCACGCTTAAgttttcgtttattttctACAAATTTGACACGAAATGCTGTGAATACAAATCCGGTGGGCGGTCAAAGCCTAGTCGAAGCCGTTGGCATAACCAAGAATGGAAAAACCATAGTCGCCTGGCATCCCGAACAAGAGATTCCCTATGAAAACACCAAGCCTTTACCCGAAATCGTGGTTTCCGAAAGTTCCGAGGTGATCAAGGAGTCGGCACTACAGTCGGCCATGCAATCCTTTAAAAACAAGCATCCAGAAGTTGCCCGCCAGGAGCTAATGCAACTGACCCACACCACAAAGCATCGGTGGTTCCCACGAGCCCGCGACAAGAAGGCCAAAAAGACTCCCATGGACCGGCCTTACTTGTAG
- the LOC6640494 gene encoding cyclin-dependent kinase 10, translating into MSSRKSNELEANPAPDPQAPITRKGFLMSLNTGQPLAIPDCNVYGSCRPVAEFEKLNRVGEGSYGIVYRARDTRNNEIVALKKVRMDQEKDGLPVSGLREIMILKQCKHENIVQLREVVVGKSLDSIFLVMDFCEQDLASVLDNMPQPFTESEVKCITLQVLRALKYMHARYIIHRDLKVSNLLMTDKGCIKVADFGLARLYCNPPKPMTPQMVTLWYRAPELLLGSRTYTAAVDMWAFGCILGELLIGKPLLPGNSEIAQLDLIIELLGAPSKSIWPGFTELPALQNFTLSQQPYNNLKSKFQALRPAGRGLLNLLFIYNPSTRATAEECLNSKYFVEPPQACDPRMMPTFPQHRNSLTTNAQPQPPPPAEIPISDLLNVFIKRQRLD; encoded by the exons ATGTCCAGTCGCAAATCAAATGAATTGGAGGCCAACCCGGCTCCTGATCCTCAGGCTCCTATCACCCGAAAAGGTTTTCTTATGTCCCTGAATACAGGGCAACCTTTGGCCATTCCAGATTGCAATGTG TATGGAAGCTGTCGTCCTGTGGCTGAGTTCGAGAAACTAAACCGTGTGGGCGAAGGCAGCTACGGCATAGTTT ATCGAGCTCGCGATACACGCAACAATGAAATTGTAGCCCTTAAAAAGGTGCGCATGGATCAGGAAAAAGATGGTCTTCCTGTGAGTGGTCTTCGAGAGATTATGATCCTTAAGCAATGCAAACATGAGAATATTGTACAATTGCGCGAAGTGGTGGTGGGCAAGAGCCTTGATAGTATATTCCTGGTAATGGACTTCTGTGAACAGGACTTGGCATCTGTTTTGGACAATATGCCGCAGCCGTTTACAGAATCGGAGGTTAAGTGCATTACTCTACAAGTGCTGCGCGCCCTAAAATATATGCATGCTCGATATATAATCCACCGTGACCTAAAGGTATCCAATTTACTGATGACCGACAAGGGTTGCATCAAAGTGG CTGACTTTGGATTGGCTCGTTTGTATTGTAATCCTCCAAAGCCTATGACTCCACAAATGGTTACCTTGTGGTACAGGGCGCCAGAACTATTGCTGGGATCTCGTACCTATACGGCAGCTGTAGATATGTGGGCTTTTGGATGTATTCTTGGAGAGCTGTTGATCGGTAAACCTTTGCTGCCGGGCAACTCTGAGATTGCTCAACTAGACTTGATAATTGAATTGCTGGGAGCGCCCTCAAAATCCATTTGGCCAGGATTTACAGAACTGCCAGCTTTACAGAATTTTACTCTTAGCCAGCAgccatataataatttaaaaagtaaattCCAAGCTCTACGTCCAGCAGGCAGAGGTCTTTTGAATCtcctttttatttacaatcCCAGTACGAGGGCTACAGCCGAGGAGTGCTTAAATAGCAAATACTTTGTAGAGCCACCGCAGG CCTGTGATCCCCGCATGATGCCCACATTTCCACAACATCGTAACTCGTTGACGACAAACGCACAACCGCAGCCGCCACCACCGGCGGAAATACCAATTTCTGATCTACTTAATGTGTTTATAAAAAGGCAACGCTTAGattaa